The Danio aesculapii chromosome 22, fDanAes4.1, whole genome shotgun sequence genomic sequence ataacattagcctaaattatattttgtatgtgtttttttaaaggaggtAAATCAAGGTGTAGGTTATAtggtgtgttgttaattgcagagcttctctattttAAAAAGTAGAACATAAAACCCtgaagttctgaaagagatcaagcctcagcaaaTATCAGGAtaggtaactcaaaagtaatgtaacacatTAACATAAAAGGTAACTAAGTAACACACCTACTTACTTTTTTAGGGATTAACTCAACATTGCAATGCATTACTTTCGAAAATAACTTTCCCCAGCATTCCTGATTAGCTATTTTCCTGTAAAATCCTCCTGCCTAGTTATAATAAGGTAGTTTGCACTGTATAATCATGCTGTATCTTTATGTTtatctttacatttatatttcacaCTGATAGGACAATGCAATGAAATAAGAATATTCGGGAACATCACAAACACAAAAGCAGAAGCGCACTGTAGGATTTTTTGATAAGGTATAAGATGAACTGATAGATGCAGCTATAATTTTGTGCTATGGTGGAAAATTCTGACTGTTTAGGACAAATTGATATAACACTAGTACGGAAATATGCAGAAACACTAAGACTAAATAAGACAAGACTTTGACAGGAGGTGCTTAGGGGTATTTTTTCACACATCACTTTCATATCTATTTCAGCCAGGGCCCATTTCTCTGTTTGCCACAACTGATCTCCGGCTTCACAACTGAAATCTTCCATTTTATAAATTTGCTCTGATGCTCAAACTGCTGAAGAAAATGATTCACTTGATGGTCTACAGTTTGACCCTATTGCACCTGTTTGGTAAGTTATACATTTGTACAGTGGTGTTGAAATCAGCGAAGTTCTTTGAAAAAGTCAACTTCAGGCAAGTGTGCATTAGTTACATTTTCTTAAAGATATTATCAaactatcattatttttattctcCAGGTGAGTCTGGTGCTGTTATAGTGCAGACAGTGTCAGTGGTGGATGGAGATTCGATCACTTTAGAAATACAAAGAAACAGGGACATCGAGTGGAAGTTTGGACCTCAGAAGATTCTTATAGCTGAGATCAGCAGTGGTCCGTTTAAAATCACATTGCATGAAGACGCTCTTGATGGGAGTTTCAGAGGCAGACTGAAGCTGGatcagactggatctctgaccattaacaacatcagaacaacagaCTCTGGAGATTATAACGTATTCGACACCAACACAGAAATGCTACTCAACACATTCAAGCTGACTGTGCAAGGTGAGAACACCCTGTctgatatatatattcacatttaaatactgtaaatcagGGTTGGAATAAGTCTAAATGACTCAAACCCACTAAGGGCATGTTTACACATCCTCCGAAGTAAAAACTATATGAAAGCGTCAGTCCAAACTGTAGTGCTTAAAACTTGCCAATTTGATAGGCCATTTAAATTgatacaactgatggacacttcatgATCCATTGAGCAATACATGACGATGTCTTTTGTAAAAGTCTTGAAGTCCATCATTGGTCTAATACACTGTGTTTAATTCAAAATAACTCATCCCTATGCTCTGATCCCTTCAGAGGGATCTTGGGGAGGGATTAGGGCAGAGGGATGAGTACTTCCGAATGGAACCCAGtgcaatcacactggtgtgattaggACGTTTAGAGCGCACAGCATCAATTTCTCAATTCAAATCTGACAACATGCACTGAGACATATACACAGATGCACGATGCAAGTCAAAAAATTGCAATTTATCAGTGTTTACAAACAAATAACATTAATTTTAGGtttcatacatttaaatacaagtaaCTACTAGCGAAACATAACATCTAAGGTTTCTAAAATACATACTGAAGTCTATGGAGATGGcaataataataccttttaaatATAACTAgatgatgtgctttattcacataATATACAAACTGTTTATATTACTAGAATATTTACCCCATTAATCTTCCAGTTAAACAGCCACTTTTAAAGTTTAGAAGAAAATTATGGATTAACATAATGTAAAACCAACAGCTCTGACCGCTTCAGCAGTGTAGACCAAACATGGCCGGTCTTGTCACTCAGTTAGTcacttaaaatttaaaattaaacttctaaTCATCTACACAAATAAACTTCTCCCAGCTTTCCCTTCATTTAAATCTGCTTAATCTAACTATACCCTTAATGTACATACTATATTTGGGGAATAAATGTGATCCTTTGAGCAGAAAAATTGCTTTTTACCCGCTTCTTGGTCTCATTGTACCTTCTTTTGTTAACCCTCATCAAAGTTGATCAGGCCAGAGAGTGTATtctttatttaaatcaaatttatttgtaatttttttctagtTAGTTGGAGTAAattctacaaaaaaaataataatcaaagatTTTAACACTGCTAACAGTTTAACACTTCATCCCTCAGAAGATGGCCTCCCTAGTGGCGCTGTGATCCTTTTGGCTCTGACTGCTGTGGTGGGCGTGGCAGCAGTGGCTATACTAGTTTACGAGTTCAGATCCAGAAGTCTTCAAAAGAAGAGGCATGTGCAAAAACAAGCAGACAGCAGCCCTATTCAACTGTAGATGTTCTTGAATGATTCCAGGCATTGGGGTAAACATCATATAGCGAACTCATTCACAGTTTACAGATTATTTTTCTTGATACCACTTGAGGTAACCTTAACCCTTGACGTAAAAGACTAACCAAATGACTAATGTTGAAGTGCAgtaaatattaaaactttttgTTAGAAAccagtttgtttcatattaatattttacaattattttattttgttatgggTTTTTTAAGTGTGTAgcttaaccaaaaaaaaaaaatgtaattataaaacaTC encodes the following:
- the si:ch73-27e22.7 gene encoding immunoglobulin domain-containing protein translates to MLKLLKKMIHLMVYSLTLLHLFGESGAVIVQTVSVVDGDSITLEIQRNRDIEWKFGPQKILIAEISSGPFKITLHEDALDGSFRGRLKLDQTGSLTINNIRTTDSGDYNVFDTNTEMLLNTFKLTVQEDGLPSGAVILLALTAVVGVAAVAILVYEFRSRSLQKKRHVQKQADSSPIQL